A genomic segment from Spinacia oleracea cultivar Varoflay chromosome 3, BTI_SOV_V1, whole genome shotgun sequence encodes:
- the LOC110783140 gene encoding protein PLASTID TRANSCRIPTIONALLY ACTIVE 7, translating to MSLSLSSLPFNSLLPLSSSTKFEAGPIILRPLGFSIRSQAKPKSRSPVQNGRQVWRRRKLSKKDVFMEAKLERVPFLEEQMRKVNEGGGVMAGDIDRLMKSEDNRFAFVNEIAAEATAYVNNNRDEYGHKKAIHHVLSNRMNDAGFARPEAYLETEPFSPGPTYLKENFY from the exons ATGTCTTTATCTCTATCTTCTCTCCCCTTCAATTCATTACTTCCACTCTCTTCTTCCACA AAATTTGAAGCGGGGCCTATCATTTTGAGGCCTTTAGGGTTTTCTATCAGGTCTCAG GCCAAACCGAAATCCCGAAGTCCTGTACAAAATGGTCGGCAAGTGTGGCGGCGTAGAAAATTG AGCAAGAAAGATGTATTTATGGAAGCCAAACTAGAGAGGGTCCCTTTCCTGGAGGAGCAAATGAGGAAGGTTAATGAAGGTGGAGGGGTGATGGCAGGGGATATTGACCGGCTAATGAAATCAGAGGACAACCGTTTTGCATTTGTGAATGAAATAGCAGCCGAGGCCACAGCATATGTTAACAACAACCGAGATGAGTATGGCCACAAAAAGGCTATCCATCACGTGCTGAGTAACCGTATGAATGATGCTGGGTTTGCTCGTCCTGAAGCTTACTTGGAGACTGAACCGTTTAGCCCTGGTCCTACTTACCTCAAGGAAAACTTTTATTAA
- the LOC110783141 gene encoding protein phosphatase 2C 57 yields MALLSQQLQKFLLTRINNSNSVYNTNKKNPVIVRQRKRSSSSSSFKCSSIAIEAPSSSIADVAGIRWGFTKLQGARDEMEDEAVIVQPDTLCGFSFAAVFDGHGGSSSVKFLKEELYKECAQALQGELLQTGKTFETIKSTINEAFENVDSRLSKWLEEKEGDESGATATVMLVRDDRLYIAHLGDSSAVLSRSGKAEVLTDAHRPYGSNKASLQEIRRINEAGGWIINGRICGDIAISRAFGDIRFKTKKKEMVEEGVKEGRWSPKFASRLKFNGDLVVARPDIIQVVLGSDAELVLLASDGLWDYINSSEAVSFVRNELRQHGNVQLACESLANAALDRRSQDNICIIVADLGKTNWQNLPADKQNVWYEFGQALATLSVVSLGLWLSSLLVL; encoded by the exons ATGGCTTTACTTAGCCAACAGCTGCAGAAATTCCTGCTCACAAGAATAAACAACTCCAATTCTGTCTATAACACCAATAAGAAAAACCCAGTAATTGTAAGACAGAGAAAaagatcatcatcatcatcatcattcaaATGTTCTTCTATTGCAATTGAAGCACCATCTTCTTCCATAGCTGATGTTGCAGGGATTAGATGGGGTTTTACCAAGTTACAAGGCGCTCGAGACGAGATGGAAGACGAAGCTGTTATTGTTCAGCCTGATACACTTTGTGGATTCTCTTTTGCTGCTGTTTTTGATGGCCATGGTGGTTCTTCTTCTGTTAAATTCTTAAA AGAGGAGCTATACAAAGAGTGTGCTCAAGCTCTACAAGGTGAGTTGCTACAAACTGGGAAAACCTTTGAGACAATTAAGAGTACGATAAACGAGGCTTTCGAGAATGTGGACTCGAGATTATCGAAATG GTTAGAAGAAAAAGAAGGGGATGAATCTGGGGCAACAGCTACAGTCATGCTGGTTAGGGATGATAGACTGTATATTGCTCATCTTGGTGACTCCTCTGCG GTACTCTCGCGTTCAGGGAAAGCAGAAGTATTGACTGATGCTCATAGACCTTATGGAAGCAACAAGGCATCACTTCAGGAAATCAGAAGAATCAATGAAGCAGGTGGATGG ATTATCAATGGGAGAATATGTGGAGATATTGCCATATCTCGTGCTTTTGGTGACATTCGATTTAAGACAAAGAAGAAAGA GATGGTGGAGGAAGGAGTTAAGGAAGGGAGATGGTCGCCGAAGTTTGCTTCTAG GTTGAAGTTTAATGGTGATTTAGTTGTTGCTCGTCCTGATATAATCCAAGTAGTACTTGGATCAGATGCAGAATTAGTACTCTTAGCTTCTGATGGCTTATGGGATTACATTAACAG CTCGGAAGCAGTATCTTTTGTCAGAAACGAGCTACGACAGCATGGAAATGTTCAG CTTGCGTGTGAGTCATTAGCAAATGCGGCTTTG GATCGTAGATCACAAGACAATATTTGCATAATTGTAGCAGATTTAGG GAAAACGAATTGGCAGAATTTACCTGCAGATAAACAGAACGTATGGTACGAGTTTGGCCAAGCCTTAGCCACACTTAGTGTTGTTTCTCTCGGATTATGGTTGTCTTCGTTGCTGGTTTTGTAA
- the LOC110783142 gene encoding importin subunit beta-1, with amino-acid sequence MVMEITQLLLSAQSVDGQVRKHAEDSLKQFQDQNLPNFYLSLAGELASEEKPADSRKLAGLILKNELDAKEQHRKFELVQKWVSLDAGLKNQIKTFLLQSLTSPVHDARSTASQVVAKVAGIELPQKEWPELIGSLLGNIHQLPPHVKQATLETLGYLCEEVSPDVVDQDHVNKILTAVVQGMNANETNNEVRLAATHALYNALGFAHANFNNDMERDYIMRVVCEATMSPDLKIRQAAFECLVAISSTYYEKLAPYIQDIFSITAKAVREDEEPVALQAVEFWSSICDEEIDILEEYGGDFTGDSEIPCFYFIKQALPALVPMLLETLLKQEDEQDQDEGAWNIAMAGGTCLGLVARTVGDDIVPLVMPFIEENITKPDWRQREAATYAFGSILEGPSPDKLTAIVNVALNFMLTALTKDPNSHVKDTTAWTLGRIFEFLHGSAMETPIITPANCQQIVTVLLQAMKDTPNVAEKACGALYFLAQGYEDVASSSPLTPYFQEIVQCLLTVTHREDAGEARLRTAAYETLNEVVRCSTDETAPLVLQLVPVIMMELHKTLESHNLSPDGKQGELQGLLCGCLQVIIQKLGSSEPTRAVLLQYADQIMQLFLGVFACRSATVHEEAMLGIGALAYVTGPDFAKYMNEFYKYLEMGLQNFGEYQVCAVTVGVVGDLCRALEDKILPYCDGIMTQLLKDLSSNQLHRSVKPPIFSCFGDIALAIGENFEKYLMYGMPMLQSAADLSAHTAGADDEILEYTNLLRNGILEAYSGILQGFKNTSKTQLLLPHARHILSFIDSIYQEKDMDDAVMKTAIGVLGDLADTLASSAGSLIQQFPTCRELLDECLSSDDHSIKQSAEWAKLAVSRVISI; translated from the exons ATGGTGATGGAAATCACCCAACTACTTTTGAGTGCTCAATCAGTTGATGGGCAAGTTCGGAAGCATGCTGAAGATAGTCTCAAACAATTTCAGGATCAGAACCTCCCTAATTTCTATCTATCTCTTGCTGGAGAGCTAGCCAGTGAAGAGAAGCCAGCTGACTCTCGGAAACTAGCAGGGCTTATTCTTAAAAATGAGTTAGACGCTAAGGAACAACATAGGAAGTTTGAGCTTGTACAGAAATGGGTGTCCCTAGATGCGGGATTGAAGAATCAGATTAAGACATTCTTGTTGCAGTCCCTAACATCGCCTGTGCACGATGCCCGTTCAACTGCATCTCAGGTGGTTGCCAAGGTTGCAGGCATTGAATTACCCCAAAAAGAATGGCCGGAGCTGATAGGATCATTGTTGGGAAATATTCACCAACTTCCACCACATGTCAAACAAGCAACCTTGGAAACCCTTGGATATTTATGCGAGGAGGTCTCTCCCGATGTTGTAGATCAGGATCATGTGAATAAAATACTCACTGCTGTTGTTCAAGGTATGAATGCAAATGAAACAAATAATGAAGTTAGGCTTGCCGCTACGCATGCATTATATAATGCTTTGGGCTTTGCTCATGCTAATTTTAACAATGATATGGAGAGAGATTATATCATGAGGGTTGTCTGTGAGGCGACAATGTCACCTGATCTGAAAATACGGCAGGCGGCTTTTGAATGTTTGGTTGCTATTTCTTCCACATACTATGAGAAGCTGGCTCCCTACATTCAGGACATCTTCTCTATTACTGCAAAGGCAGTGAGGGAGGATGAAGAGCCGGTTGCTCTTCAAGCCGTTGAGTTTTGGAGCTCTATATGTGATGAGGAGATTGATATTCTTGAAGAATATGGAGGAGATTTCACGGGtgactctgaaattccttgcttttattttattaagcAGGCTCTTCCTGCTTTGGTTCCCATGTTGCTGGAGACACTCCTCAAGCAAGAGGATGAGCAAGATCAAGATGAGGGAGCTTGGAATATTGCTATGGCTGGGGGAACTTGCCTTGGGCTTGTTGCAAGAACAGTTGGAGATGATATTGTGCCTCTTGTGATGCCATTTATTGAGGAAAACATCACAAAGCCTGATTGGAGGCAGCGAGAGGCTGCCACCTATGCCTTTGGATCAATTTTGGAGGGTCCTTCCCCTGACAAGTTGACAGCAATTGTCAATGTTGCTTTGAATTTCATGCTCACTGCACTGACAAAAGATCCTAACAGTCATGTCAAGGACACAACAGCTTGGACTCTTGGTCGAATTTTCGAATTTCTTCATGGGTCAGCTATGGAAACCCCAATCATCACGCCTGCGAATTGCCAACAGATTGTTACAGTTCTATTGCAAGCCATGAAGGACACACCTAATGTTGCCGAAAAAGCCTGTGGTGCTCTCTATTTCCTGGCCCAAGGTTATGAAGATGTTGCCTCTTCGTCACCCTTGACTCCATACTTCCAGGAGATTGTTCAGTGCCTTCTTACTGTTACTCACAGAGAAGATGCTGGGGAGGCACGATTGCGGACTGCTGCGTATGAAACTCTGAATGAAGTTGTCAGGTGCTCAACTGATGAAACTGCTCCATTGGTTTTGCAGCTAGTTCCTGTCATTATGATGGAGCTTCATAAAACACTTGAATCACACAATCTGTCACCAGATGGGAAACAAGGAGAACTGCAAGGTCTCTTGTGTGGATGCCTTCAGGTTATCATTCAAAAGCTGGGCTCATCAGAACCAACAAGAGCGGTGCTTTTGCAGTATGCTGATCAAATCATGCAACTCTTCTTAGGAGTGTTTGCTTGTCGAAGTGCCACAGTACACGAAGAGGCTATGCTAGGAATTGGGGCTCTTGCCTATGTCACAGGTCCGGATTTTGCTAAATACATGAATGAGTTCTATAAGTATTTGGAAATGGGTCTTCAAAACTTTGGAGAATACCAAGTTTGCGCTGTCACAGTTGGAGTGGTTGGAGATTTATGCAGGGCATTGGAGGATAAGATTTTGCCTTATTGTGATGGGATTATGACACAACTCCTTAAGGACTTGTCAAGCAATCAACTTCACCGATCCGTGAAGCCCCCAATTTTCTCATGCTTTGGGGACATAGCTCTTGCAATAGGAGAGAACTTTGAAAAATATTTGATGTATGGCATGCCAATGCTTCAGAGTGCAGCAGACTTGTCTGCTCACACAGCTGGTGCTGATGACGAAATTCTCGAGTACACAAATCTTTTGCGAAATGGAATTTTGGAAGCTTATTCAGGGATTCTTCAAGGCTTCAAGAACACTTCAAAAACTCAGCTCCTGCTGCCCCATGCTCGACATATCCTTTCCTTCATTGACAGCATATACCAAGAGAAAGACAT GGATGATGCTGTTATGAAAACTGCCATTGGAGTGCTTGGTGACCTTGCAGATACACTTGCAAGTAGTGCAGGTTCTTTGATTCAGCAGTTCCCAACATGCAGGGAGTTGCTTGATGAATGCTTATCGTCCGATGATCATTCAATTAAACAATCTGCTGAATGGGCCAAGTTGGCAGTTAGTCGAGTGATTTCCATTTGA